GAGATTTGTACTTTTTATAGGTGCTAGTAAATAGACGTAAATAACCTATGGTAAATATGCATAAATAATTCGGTAGTTACACATAAATAATCTGATAAACACGAGACCTGTACTTTTTAATAATCCTAATAAGTAGTCTTAGATAACCTGATAAACACACATAAATAATCTGGTAGGCACACACAAATAATTTGGTAATCATGAGATTTGCATTCACAGGTCCTAACAAGTAGTGTGTAACATGATAAGTACGCATGAATAATCTGATAACTAGACATAAATAACCTGATAACCATGAGACTTGTATTTTTATAGCCCATATCCCTCGTATTATGTTGGGCAAAACTGTGTCAGCTGTGGTAGCACCACCATTGTTCTTACAAATGTCGAATGAGACCTTTGCGGTTTGTCGTTCTAACGTGAAAGAGCACCTCACGCTCGATCTGGCCGGAAACGGTGATCTAGATGTACTGGCAGTACTAGTTGGGCTCCTCACCATCGTCGTGGGACTGAACGTCGAGGAGGCAAACTGCTATGCAGTCCTAAAAAATGTTCACCTGGAGTAATAATATAAGGCCGGGACGCCTAATGCGTTGGGTTGTGTCGGTCACCAATTGCAGCGCGTATAAGGCTTGACGAAGGCCAGACTGCTGGTCATGGTTATtccatccgtcccatattaagtgactcaaatttgttcaaatgtGAATGCATCTACatctaaaaaacgtttagatacatgatATTTCGTTACTTAGGGCCAGTTTTTTCGGCTTCCTCGACCGGTTTCTCCGAGAAGCTGCCTTCCCTAACTTCCTTTGCAATGTGCTGACCGGCCTGGGGTAACTTGTGTTTGTAattagtactccttccgtcccgcaaaaattggcacggttttgaaATAGAACTAGTTCAAAatcgtgccaatctttatgggaTGAAGGGAGTATGAAGTTATCCTCGGATGAATGGACGTGTGTTAGTGTACTGGCCGGCCTAGGCGTAACTTCTGTTCATTTACAATGTACGTGGACTTTGCAGACCCAAAAAAACAGAAGTATTTCGCGGTCAGAAGCGCGAAGTGAAAAGCCCAGCTCAGGCCCAACGTGGAAGGAGGAGGTCGCCTCGCGCTCGCACGAGGGCGCCGCACGCTAGCGCTAAAATGCGGCGTGGCTGGATAGTCCggtcgtttttttttttaccaagacCTCGTCGAACCGACTTTGCACTTCTAAATGGCCCATTGCGCTATTCCCAACCCGAATCGTTCCTTATTTATTCCGCCGTCCCCGCACGGTCCAGGAGAAATCGAAGCGAGCCGCCTCAAACCCCAAAACCCTTCCCATCCCCCGTTCCTGCGCCATGGCGCAGATTCCGATAGAGCTCGAGGTTGGGTGGCGGTCCATGGTGGCCGGCATCTCCAAGCTCAAGAGCATCCTTGGCGGTGACGGAGGCGTGTGCTTCAGCTCCAAGGAGTACATCGATCTCTACACGTACGCGCCTGGTTAATACGTACTTCTCTGCGTTATTTGTTGATTTGGGATGCTTGGTCGGGTTCCCGATCTGATCTGATGTCCGTAAATCGCATTGTGGCAGGACGATATTCAACATGTGCACGCAGAAACCACCGAACGACTACTCGAAGCAGCTCTACGAGCGCTACAAGGAGGCCCTGGACGATTACATAAAATCTGTGGTACTTACCGTCCTTAATTTTCCTTTGTTTGCGATCGATGGCACTCTACGAACCTGAAAGTAGGTTCGATTGGATATGATGAGTTGTGGGCAATTTATTTCCTCTTGTGAGTTGTGAGCGTTTGGACTGAATATTTATCCTGGGGTACAATTTGCTTATGCTGATCCTGTATTGGTAAATTATTTGTTCCCGACCTGAACGGTGTGTGATTAGTTGTTGTTTTTGGTTGCACCTTGTGATTGGTGATAATATATATCCGCCATTGCCTTTTCACATGCTTGATCTATATACGCAAATAAGATTTCTCATGTAGCTGTCTGTTACGTGATGTGTTATCTGTCCTCGTAGATGCAACCCACATGTGCTGTTTACTCTCTACGAGAGCAACCTTTATAGATTATGAGATTGCTCTGCAATGGGACGTTGATTGCTCTGCAGTGTGTTTTCTTGGCTACAAATCTATGATAGGTTGCCATTCTGTGTTTAACAGCATTTGGCCATACTGcttaatttttgttgttgtgtttAGTGCTTAATTTCTCTTGTGATCATGTAGGTCGTACCCTCGTTGAAGGGCAAGCACGGTGAATTTCTACTGAGGGAATTGGTTGGGAGGTGGAAGAACCACAAGGTGATGGTCAGGTGGTTGAGCAGGTTCTTTCACTACCTCGACCGATACTACGTTTCACGGAAGTTGCTTCTGCCGCTGAATGAACTCGGCCAGAGTTGCTTCCACGATCTTGTAAGTTTCTGTGTTATTGAGTGATATTTTTTACCTAACTCTCAGCTCAGAAGTTTTTGCCTGCGCAAGATTTGAACATGTATTGGTGTTTTTGCCATTCATAGGTTTTCAAAGAGCTAAAAACTACATTGACTCTGACTTTGATTGACATGGTAAACCATGCCctcttttatttgttttccttcttcctGATCATTTTACATAGATAACATGACATTCATTTTCTGGTCCTGGAATTGCCTTTTAATAGATTGATGCTGAGAGGGAGGGTCAGCTTATAGACCGTGCTCTTGTCAAGGATGTCATTGATATCTATGTCGAGATTGGATGGGGTAGCTTAGGTCTTTATGAGGGTGATTTTGAACAGGATTTTCTCAATAGTACTACAGATTACTATTCAAAGAAGGCACAAGCCTGGATTGTGGAGGATTCTTGCCCTGAATACCTGCTCAAGGTTTCTGCATGACTTAATTTTTTATTGCAACCAAGCCTAAGGATATCTTCTGACTGGTTCTCTGCTACAATATATATAGGCTGAGGAATGTTtacaaaaagagaaagagcGAGTAGGACATTACTTGCAttccaaaactgaaacaaaatTGCTAGAGGTTTGTATcagctatatatatgttttttcttttacttatTTACTATCGCATGTTTGGTATGTGTAGCTAGTTTTCCATGTTGTCTGTGCAGGATTACTTGTGAGCTACTCAAATTTACCGGTTTAACCTCAATGTTTACAGGATTCTTTATTAGAGCTGATAAGTAGGCGGGCAGAACAAATTCTTAATAAGGAGAATTCTGGATGCAGAGTGTTGCTTTTAGATGGAAAGGTTTGATTGAAAGTAATTTATGCTGGTGAAACAGGTTCAATAAATTTACTGAATGTTGTTCCCGTCTTGGTTTACCTAGACCGAGGATCTATCAAGGATGTGTAGGCTCTTTTCTAGGGTGGAGGACGGGCTGTTTCAACTGTCTAAAGTATTTAAGGAGGTATGGATACCTCTTATTATTCTTAAATACTCTTAAAATAGTAAGATCTCAACATTTTTACTTCAATGTAGCATGTCAACGAGGAGGGTATGTCCCTGTTGAAAAGTGCAACTGATGCTGCCAACAGTAAGGTGATTCATCTATGTCTTCGCCCTTTTTTCTACATGCTACCATGTGATTGTATTGAATCTTGATTTAGTTTTCCCTcatgttcaaatttcaatgtCCTTCAGTATCTTCTAAATTTCATTTGGTTTTCTGTCAAACCAGTTTCCCATAAGTACATCTCCAACATTAGTTGGTTTGTATTGTATCTTTGCAGTTGTACTTACCCTATAGAATTAATTAATTGCATTTTTCAAGTGTAAGCTTGAGAACACTTAATACAAAATGGAACTTTGGAGATTCTGAATCTTATTGCATGCTAGTTTGTCAAGAACCATTGTGTTCTTAAAAGACTATCATTATATTAAATTTCGTTCCATAGTAAATTTTCGTAATGTGGGTGattatatgtattttatttcaaGAATTATTGAAATGGTAAATTTTTAGCTAGCTTTTCCTCTGACAGATTTTCTAGTTCATTGCTACCCAATATGTTCTTGCTAACTAACTGATTCAGCTCTTTAGCATGCTCTCTATTTTAAAATCTTTTATTCAATCTTGATATTAGTTCGAATGTGGAAAATTTATTGCTTATCTTGCATGAGTCACCTTTATTATGTAACCATTCTAGTCAGCACTTTGTGCACTAAATCTTTCTGATCATAGCAACTATTTTTACATTGTGCATACAGAATGAGAGGAAGGAAATAGTGGGTGCGCTGGATCAGGTCTGTATTTGAGATACCTTTGCTTTTACCTAGCTTTTGAAGCTTTTTTGTGCGTGCTGTTTCCCAATGGATTACTACTGATTTTAGGATTTTGTGCGGAAAGTCATCGAGCTCCACGACAAACAGCAATCATATGTTATCAACTGTTTCCAAAACAACACAGTATTCCACAAGGTTCGCTAGTTAAAAGTATTTTAAACTTCAACTCAATTACTTGCTACAACCTGACCTAATGCTCTTGTCTCACTGTATGTGGGATCAGGCTATTAAGGAGGCTTTCGAAATTATTTGCAACAAAGAAGTTGCTGGCTGCACTAGTGCTGAATCGCTTGCAACATTCTGTGACAACATCTTACGGAAAGGTGGAAGTGAAAAATTAGGTGATGAAGCTCTAGAAGAGACACTTGAAAAGGTCAGTTGCTTCGACTGTTTCCCATGAGTCGACAATATCATTTGGTTAATGCAAAACCCCAACTGTCTCCAGGTGGTGACCATTCTAACATACATCAGCGATAGGGACCTCTTTGTTGAGTTTCACAGGTTT
The Brachypodium distachyon strain Bd21 chromosome 2, Brachypodium_distachyon_v3.0, whole genome shotgun sequence genome window above contains:
- the LOC100825090 gene encoding cullin-1, translating into MAQIPIELEVGWRSMVAGISKLKSILGGDGGVCFSSKEYIDLYTTIFNMCTQKPPNDYSKQLYERYKEALDDYIKSVVVPSLKGKHGEFLLRELVGRWKNHKVMVRWLSRFFHYLDRYYVSRKLLLPLNELGQSCFHDLVFKELKTTLTLTLIDMIDAEREGQLIDRALVKDVIDIYVEIGWGSLGLYEGDFEQDFLNSTTDYYSKKAQAWIVEDSCPEYLLKAEECLQKEKERVGHYLHSKTETKLLEDSLLELISRRAEQILNKENSGCRVLLLDGKTEDLSRMCRLFSRVEDGLFQLSKVFKEHVNEEGMSLLKSATDAANSKNERKEIVGALDQDFVRKVIELHDKQQSYVINCFQNNTVFHKAIKEAFEIICNKEVAGCTSAESLATFCDNILRKGGSEKLGDEALEETLEKVVTILTYISDRDLFVEFHRKKLGKRLLFDKSVNDEHERSLLSKLKQYFGGQLTSKMEGMLGDMTRARDQQANFDEYMSQITESNPRVDFSVTVLTAGRWPTYKSSNINLPSEMIKCVEAFKNYYDSKEKCKKLSWLYSMGNCNIVAKFDTKPIELIVTTYQAALLLLFNGADRLSYSEIVTQLNLPDDDALRLLHSLSCAKYKILNKEPLNRTISPNDIFLFNHKFTDKMRRIKVPLPPTDEKKKVVEDVNKDRRFSIDAAIVRIMKSRKVMGHQQLVVECVEQLSRMFKPDVKLIKRRIEDLISREYLERDLETTNSYRYLA